One window from the genome of Nicotiana sylvestris chromosome 9, ASM39365v2, whole genome shotgun sequence encodes:
- the LOC104244983 gene encoding transcription factor HEC2-like, whose translation MDLHDITQSINNIEMTQILPIHNSNYMMTTSPLSLSFMSNSIDEHNTPHLLSMHDETLDIEKRSSMDAMREMVFRMAMMQPIHIDPESVKPPKRKNAKISKDPQSVAARHRREKISERIRILQRLVPGGTKMDTASMLDEAVHYVKFLKKQLKSLEQAAVNRPMVSGFSPKLMAQPVDYLSSFRSCQTPQLMSSNVQMLYKLSEVKE comes from the coding sequence ATGGATTTACATGATATTACACAATCCATAAACAACATTGAAATGACTCAAATTCTACCAATTCACAACTCTAATTATATGATGACAACTTCACCTCTCTCTTTGTCCTTCATGTCCAACTCAATCGATGAACATAACACGCCACATCTTTTATCAATGCACGACGAGACTCTTGATATTGAGAAACGGAGTTCAATGGATGCAATGAGGGAGATGGTTTTTCGTATGGCGATGATGCAACCTATCCACATTGATCCAGAATCAGTAAAACCGCCGAAGAGAAAGAACGCTAAGATATCGAAGGATCCACAGAGCGTTGCAGCTAGGCATCGAAGGGAAAAAATAAGCGAGAGGATAAGGATATTGCAGAGACTTGTTCCTGGTGGTACAAAAATGGACACAGCTTCAATGTTAGATGAGGCTGTTCATTATgttaagtttttgaaaaaacaactCAAATCTTTGGAACAAGCTGCTGTTAATAGGCCAATGGTTTCTGGATTTTCcccaaaattaatggcacaacCTGTGGATTATTTAAGTTCTTTTAGGTCATGCCAAACTCCTCAATTGATGAGCTCTAATGTGCAAATGCTATATAAGTTAAGTGAAGTGAAAGAATAA